One Streptomyces sp. V4I8 genomic window carries:
- a CDS encoding sucrase ferredoxin: MSTCSTVSQDLDEPIAGTAATATTWLLVEQPGPWGAKALTQSHLDPALGRALEAAAKGTGVRVALIRRPGRHADCGATAERQVYAAHTVPGNVWLQAATIRDPEQLLALDFAALGMGDHHTFDSVLQGRPHTGAPLALVCTNGKRDRCCALLGRPLAAELAASGVKGVWEVTHLGGHRFSPTLLVLPYGYAYGRAQAHAVKEVLHSVQEGRIIVEGCRGNSAWERPGQAAELAVRRATGEDAAQALSVVRTDGDAPRWDVTVAHADGRHWRVVVAQGTSLPPRPESCGSVLGSPARMDVVAVHELTMATALAS; encoded by the coding sequence GTGAGTACGTGCTCAACCGTCTCGCAGGACCTCGACGAGCCCATCGCGGGGACCGCGGCGACCGCGACGACCTGGCTGCTGGTGGAGCAGCCCGGCCCGTGGGGTGCCAAGGCGCTCACGCAGAGCCACCTGGATCCGGCGCTGGGCCGAGCCCTTGAGGCGGCCGCGAAAGGCACGGGCGTACGTGTCGCCCTGATCCGCCGTCCCGGCCGGCACGCCGACTGCGGCGCCACCGCCGAGCGGCAGGTCTACGCGGCCCACACCGTGCCCGGAAACGTATGGCTGCAGGCCGCCACGATCCGCGATCCCGAGCAGTTGCTCGCCCTGGACTTCGCCGCCCTCGGCATGGGTGACCACCACACCTTCGACTCCGTACTCCAGGGGCGTCCCCACACAGGCGCCCCCCTCGCGCTCGTCTGCACCAACGGCAAGCGGGACCGCTGCTGTGCACTCCTCGGGCGCCCCCTCGCGGCCGAGCTCGCCGCCTCCGGGGTGAAGGGCGTCTGGGAGGTCACGCATCTGGGTGGACATCGGTTCTCACCGACGCTGCTGGTGCTGCCGTACGGCTACGCGTACGGCCGGGCGCAGGCCCACGCGGTCAAGGAAGTCCTGCACAGCGTCCAGGAGGGCCGGATCATCGTCGAGGGGTGCCGTGGGAACTCGGCCTGGGAGCGGCCGGGCCAGGCGGCCGAGCTGGCCGTGCGCAGAGCGACGGGCGAGGACGCCGCGCAGGCCCTGAGCGTCGTACGGACGGACGGCGATGCCCCCCGGTGGGATGTGACGGTCGCCCACGCGGACGGACGTCACTGGCGGGTCGTCGTGGCACAGGGCACCTCCCTGCCGCCCCGCCCCGAGAGCTGTGGATCGGTGCTCGGCTCACCCGCGCGGATGGATGTGGTCGCGGTGCACGAGCTCACGATGGCGACGGCGCTCGCAAGTTGA
- a CDS encoding citrate synthase: MRDQEPGPGPAERRLTTQEAAELLGVKPETLYAYVSRGHLSSRRVPGGRGSTFDAAEVETLARRNRRESAGSSGSGGELSVRTRLTLIDSDRYYFRGVDATELAARHSYEEVAEWLWTGELRRGVHFTAPEFSVTAARSAADALPEHAGPTDRLRVAAIAAAAADPLRFDLSEEAVLGTARVLIPTLVAALTPSRYAYRDEGSIAHRLWGQLSGRPADEAALRVLDTALALLVDHDLAASTLAVRVAASARAHAYAAVSAGLGVLEGPLHGAASGLAHKLIMEVLDRGDAGPVIAEELRAGRRIPGLGHRLYAGEDPRARVLFDLLEEIPHSAPALAAARDIAATAARHTPLHANVDLALAVFTTSAGMSSTAGETIFAVARTAGWIAHALEEYGERPLRMRPSGHYTGPKPPQPLPE; this comes from the coding sequence ATGCGCGATCAAGAACCCGGCCCCGGCCCAGCAGAGCGGCGACTGACCACCCAGGAGGCCGCCGAACTGCTCGGTGTGAAGCCCGAGACCCTGTACGCGTATGTGAGCCGCGGACACCTGAGCAGCCGCCGCGTGCCCGGCGGTCGGGGAAGCACCTTCGACGCCGCGGAGGTGGAGACGCTCGCCCGGCGCAACAGGCGGGAGAGCGCCGGCAGTTCAGGATCGGGCGGTGAGCTGTCCGTCCGGACCCGCCTCACGCTCATCGACAGCGACCGCTACTACTTCCGGGGCGTGGACGCGACGGAGTTGGCCGCCCGCCACTCCTACGAAGAGGTGGCGGAGTGGCTGTGGACCGGTGAACTGCGCCGAGGCGTCCACTTCACCGCCCCCGAGTTCTCCGTCACCGCCGCCCGCAGCGCCGCCGATGCCCTGCCCGAACACGCCGGTCCCACCGACCGGTTGCGGGTCGCGGCGATCGCCGCCGCGGCCGCGGACCCACTGCGCTTCGACCTCTCCGAGGAGGCCGTGCTCGGCACCGCGCGCGTCCTCATCCCCACCCTCGTCGCCGCCCTGACGCCGTCCCGGTACGCCTACCGCGACGAGGGCTCCATCGCTCACCGCCTGTGGGGGCAGCTCAGCGGGCGGCCCGCCGACGAGGCCGCACTGCGGGTCCTGGACACCGCCCTCGCCCTGCTCGTCGATCACGACCTGGCCGCCTCGACCCTCGCCGTGCGGGTCGCCGCGTCGGCCCGCGCACACGCCTACGCGGCCGTCTCCGCCGGGCTCGGCGTGCTCGAGGGCCCCCTGCACGGAGCCGCCAGCGGCCTCGCCCACAAGCTGATCATGGAGGTGCTCGACCGGGGCGACGCCGGGCCCGTCATCGCCGAGGAGTTGCGGGCCGGACGGCGCATTCCGGGGCTCGGGCACCGCCTCTACGCCGGCGAGGACCCACGCGCGCGTGTCCTCTTCGACCTCTTGGAGGAGATCCCCCACTCCGCACCCGCCCTCGCCGCGGCCCGCGACATCGCCGCCACGGCGGCCCGCCACACCCCGCTGCACGCCAACGTCGACCTGGCCCTCGCCGTGTTCACGACGTCCGCGGGGATGTCCTCCACAGCGGGTGAGACGATCTTCGCCGTGGCCCGTACGGCGGGCTGGATCGCCCACGCCCTGGAGGAGTACGGGGAGCGACCGCTGCGCATGCGACCGAGCGGGCACTACACGGGCCCGAAACCGCCACAGCCACTGCCGGAGTAG